In Pseudobacteroides sp., the following proteins share a genomic window:
- a CDS encoding putative bifunctional diguanylate cyclase/phosphodiesterase, translating to MARNKHGTDFKENKGSGYEKNRRTRILSLFFKYENYRDLKYVPLKISLVYLIFGFMWVFFSDDIISTYIANDKLELSHLQTYKGWFYVFFTAAMLYYMIKRISKIIYRTEVSNERSYKKLAESQKKLKESMKQIKKYAYYDFLTGLPNKAFMLEKIDNILKESNEKTTFSLLFLDLDNFKMINDILGHDYGDQLLKTIAIKLKKCIGKGDILARLGGDEFLILLTDKFDKEKIESTAGKIINIFSRQCSLSGKEFSITASMGIVRYPYDGTDVQTLYKNADTAMYQVKEKGKNGFLFFSQDMNDRVSEKLDMENRLRKAIKNEEFVVYYQPQIDIETMQVRGVEALVRWNHPTEGILQPSEFIPAAEESGLIIEIDEFVMRTACKQLKKWIDSNYTPITISINLTSKQFQHANITSLLREVIMETGLEADFLEIEITESIVMEDLNVTLDILKDLKEIGVKISLDDFGTGYSSLNYLKRLPIDTIKIDKSFINEITEDSKEEAIAESIIALAHKMKLSVVAEGIETKKQLEFIKEHKCDKAQGYYFSKPLPVEEIEKMLTVSSIYKV from the coding sequence ATGGCAAGGAATAAGCATGGCACGGACTTCAAGGAAAACAAGGGATCGGGGTATGAAAAAAACAGAAGGACAAGAATTCTTTCCCTCTTTTTTAAATATGAAAACTATCGGGATTTAAAATATGTTCCATTAAAAATATCATTAGTGTATTTGATTTTTGGTTTTATGTGGGTATTTTTTTCTGATGATATTATCAGCACATATATAGCTAATGATAAGTTGGAACTAAGTCATCTGCAGACATATAAAGGATGGTTCTATGTATTCTTTACTGCTGCCATGCTTTATTATATGATCAAAAGGATTTCAAAGATTATATATAGAACTGAAGTTTCAAATGAAAGAAGCTACAAGAAATTGGCAGAATCACAAAAGAAGCTGAAGGAAAGCATGAAACAAATAAAAAAGTATGCATATTATGATTTTCTTACAGGCTTACCAAACAAGGCATTTATGCTTGAGAAAATTGATAATATATTGAAGGAATCCAATGAAAAAACCACATTTTCCCTTCTGTTTCTGGATTTAGACAATTTTAAAATGATAAATGACATTTTGGGCCACGATTATGGGGACCAACTTTTAAAAACTATTGCTATAAAATTAAAAAAATGCATTGGTAAAGGTGATATATTGGCACGGTTGGGGGGAGATGAGTTCCTTATACTGCTTACAGACAAGTTTGATAAAGAAAAAATAGAATCAACGGCCGGTAAAATAATAAATATTTTTTCCAGGCAGTGCAGCCTAAGCGGCAAGGAGTTTAGCATTACTGCCAGTATGGGTATTGTTAGATATCCTTATGACGGCACAGATGTGCAAACATTATATAAGAATGCCGATACAGCAATGTATCAGGTAAAAGAGAAAGGGAAAAATGGCTTCTTATTCTTTAGTCAGGACATGAATGACAGGGTATCTGAAAAATTGGATATGGAAAATAGACTTAGAAAAGCTATAAAAAATGAAGAGTTTGTTGTATATTATCAACCTCAGATAGATATTGAGACAATGCAGGTTAGGGGTGTAGAAGCACTTGTAAGGTGGAATCATCCCACAGAAGGAATCCTGCAGCCCTCAGAGTTTATTCCAGCAGCAGAAGAATCGGGCCTTATCATTGAAATAGACGAATTTGTTATGCGTACCGCATGTAAACAGTTAAAAAAGTGGATAGATTCCAACTATACTCCTATTACAATTTCGATTAATTTGACCAGTAAGCAATTTCAACACGCTAACATTACCAGTTTATTAAGGGAAGTTATAATGGAAACAGGCCTTGAAGCAGACTTCCTTGAGATTGAAATAACAGAGAGTATTGTTATGGAAGATCTGAATGTTACATTGGACATATTAAAAGACTTAAAGGAAATAGGGGTTAAAATATCTCTTGATGACTTTGGGACAGGCTATTCTTCACTGAATTATTTAAAAAGGCTTCCTATAGATACTATAAAAATTGATAAGTCATTTATAAATGAGATTACAGAAGACTCAAAGGAAGAAGCTATTGCTGAATCAATTATAGCACTTGCTCACAAAATGAAGTTATCAGTAGTTGCTGAGGGAATTGAAACAAAAAAACAG